Part of the Campylobacter suis genome, TATCATCTTAGCTAGCTCTACATACGGCGATGGTGAACTTGCGCCCGCTTGGAAAGACAAGCTTGATGAGCTTGATGAGCTTGATGAGCTTGATTTTACAGGTAAAAAAGTAGCGCTTCTTGGCGTTGGTAACCGCGAGCGCCATGGTGATCATTTTGCCGAAAGTATAGTGCATTTTCTACCAAAGATCAAAAACGCAACGCTAGTTGGCAAAGACAGAAGCGACTACACAGGCTTTAACGCCTCTTTAGCACGCGAAGCAAACGGCGAGTTTATCGGTCTTGTGCTAGATATAAAGGGCGATGAAGAGTATGCAAAACGCATAAGTGCTTGGGCTAAAAAGCTAGCATAGGCATAAAAATCTAAGCGAGTGATTTTGCTCGCTTAGGTTATAAAATTTTGTGGCGTTGATAGCTAGGCTAACACCACGCAAAAGCAAATATTGCAAAAGCTACTACTTAAGCACTTCCAGCCACGCTTTTATATCATCTATCTGCGCTTTTACACTTACATTTGCGGTGCCGCCTTTAGAGGTTCTAGCCTCTTTTGATGCGTTTAGATCAAGGAATTTCACAGCATTTTCATCAAGATTTTCATCCACACTTCTTAACTGCTCGCCGTCTAGCTCGCTAAGATCCACGCCCAAGCTCTCAGCCTTTGCGACCGCCTTACCCGTTATAAAGTGCGCCTCACGAAACGCAACATTTTTCTCGCGCACTAAATAATCAGCAAGATCAGTCGCACTCAAATGCCCTCTTTTTGTCGCACTTAGCATATTTTCTTTATTAAATTTAGCCGTTTTTATCATCTCATTTAAAATTTCAACCGAAGCAAGCGCCGTCGCCACGCTATCAAAAACACCTTCCTTATCCTCTTGCATATCTTTATTATACGCAAGTGGCAAGCCCTTCATCGTGGTTAAAAGCGCGATTAGATTACCATTTACGCGTCCCGTTTTACCGCGAATAAGCTCGGCTACATCGGGATTTTTCTTCTGTGGCATTATAGAGCTTCCTGTCGAGTAGGCATCGCTAATGCTTACAAAGCCAAACTCACTACTACTCCAAATAATCAGCTCCTCGCAAAGCCTTGAAGCGTGCATCATCAAAACACTAATGTTAAATAAAATCTCCAGCGCAAAATCACGGTCAGACACGCTATCCATCGCATTTTGCGTAACACCAGCAAAACCAAGCTCGCGTGCCACCATCTCGCGGTCTATCTTGTGAGGCGTGCCAGCAAGGGCGGCTGAGCCAAGCGGGCTAAGGTTGTTTCGCTCATAAGAGCTAGCAAATCTTTCAAAATCGCGCTTAAACATAAACGCATAAGCCATCAAATGATAAGCAAGACTTACAGGCTGAGCGTGCTGAAGGTGCGTAAAGCCTGGCATTAGAGTATCTAGGTGCTTGCTAGATAGGCTAGTCAGAGTGGCGACAAGCTCTTTAACTTTTTTTAAAATTTCTTGGTTTTTCTCTAAAACATAAAGGCGAAAATCAAGTGCAACCTGATCATTTCGGCTTCGTGCGGTATGAAGCCTGCCTCCAAGCTCCTTGCCGATGATTTCGCTCAGGCGCTTTTCCACACTCATATGAATGTCTTCATCCTCTATCTTAAACTCAAACTCACCGCGCCTTATCTCATCTAGCACTCTATCAAGCCCGTCTATGATCTTCTCACTCTCATCTTTACCTATAATGCCCTGTGCTCCTAGCATTTTAGCGTGTGCTTTGCTACCTTTTATATCTTGCTCAAATAAATTTTTATCAAAGCCGATTGACGCGTTAAATTCCTCCAAAAGCTTCGCACTCACCTCGCTAAATCTACCTTCCCACATCTTTTTCATAATATTTCCTTTTTGTTTTTTATTTTCATTAATTTTATAAAATCTAGCTTAAATTTAAGCAAGGCTAGAGCTTAAAATTTTGCAATCTTGCTTTGGCGAAACACCAAACATACGTGAATACTCACGGCTAAACTGCGACGCACTCTCATATCCCACATCATAGGCAACTTGCGATACACTGCCCTTTTGCATGCAAAGTAAATTTCTAGCCTCTTCAAGGCGTATTTTTTTCTGAAATGCAAGCGGAGATAGTGATGTTATCATCTTAAAATGCTGATAAAATGAGCTTTCGCTCATGTCGCAATCCTTTGCAAGCTCTTTGACACTAAGTTTATCACTAAAGTTTTGTTTTATCAAGCTTACAGCTTGACTTATTTTATTTGCACTACTTCCTTTATAGGCAAAATCCCTCAAAAATGCCCCACTTTTCTCACAAGTAACCAGCAAATAAAGTATCTCTTTTTTAACCAACTCTGCAAGAAATTTTACGCTTTTTTGTGGCTTTTTTAGCAACAATACAAGTCTTAAAACTGGCTCTAAAAGCTCATCGTTTAGCTCAGATAAAAACAGACCTTTTTGGTTTTTTTGCAAAATTTTATAATCTAAGTCTATATTTTTTAAAACCTCATAGACCTCTTCTAGGCTAAATTTAAGTGATAAAGAGACATAAGGAACGGCACTTGACGCTCTTGTAAGGCTAACATTAAGCGGAATGTGAGTAGGAGTTAAAAGATAGGTGTTTTCGTTATACTCAAACATCCGATCATCAAAGCTAACGGACTTTGCACCTTGTAAGATTATGCAAATAGAAGGCTCGTGAATCGTGCTTATCATGCTATGGGTTTTGTCGCTTATATAAAAGTTAAGATTTTTTATATCTGAGTTTATAAGCCCGCCTAATCTGTATCTTGTTAGCAAAAATTCCTTAACCTGCTCTTTAAGCTTTTTAACTTCACTCATTTTTTTATGCCCTTTTTAGGTTTTAAATATTATAGCTAAAATTTTTAAATTTTGGAGTATTGGGCATAAAATTAGCCATAATGCAATTTGGCTACGAAAAAATATAAACTATTTTTGCTTTATGCCAAACATCTCGCAAAGCGCAACGCAAAAATCGTCCAAAAAATACCCAAGAGCCTTATAAAACTCACTTTGAGCATTTTGACTAATATCTTTTGCCGCTATTGTTGCGTAGGGCAAAAAATATGCCGTTAAAAAGCGTATCAAAAATTTACCATTTTGCTCGTCAAGCTCTTTTTTTAAGACGCTTGCTATGAGTAAAAGTTGGTTTGATAATGAGTCTATCTCACCAAATTTTGGCTCAAATTTACACGCTTCGTAAAACTTAGTCAGATCCTCATTTGCACCATTTATATAGTGACTTACTCTTAGAAATTTACCTAAATGTATAAAGTCATCGCTAATTATAGCAACACTCTCGCCAGCTAAAAATTTAGAAAAATGCCTACTTCCAAGAACATTTGCTTCACTATCTCTTTGAATCAGCCAGCTATTACTTTTTCTAAATTTCATAGCATCGGTTATGTCTGGTGCTGAGTTAAAATTTTTTGCAAGAACGAGTGAAATTACGCCGTAAAGCTCTCCAACTCTCATCGTATTCCTTTAAATTTTTGCAAAATTATAGCTATTTTTGCTGAATTTTTGCCGTTTTAAAGTTTTAAAAAGCGAAGCCTCAGCGAATTTAGCACAACCGTCACAGAGCTAAAACACATAGCCAAAGCTCCATAAACTGGATTTAAAAGCACGCCAAACATTGGATAAAGAACCCCTGCAGCGACTGGGATACAGATGATATTATAGATAAATGCCCAAAAAAGATTCTCTTTTATCGTTCTTATGGTGCTTTTTCCAAGCTTTAAAGAGCTTAAAACGCCTTGTAGGTCGTTTTTAATAAGAACGATATCTCCAGCAGCCTTTGCTATGTCTGAGCCCGAGTTCATCGCTATGCCAACATCAGCAGACTTTAAAGATGGCGAGTCATTTATGCCGTCTCCAACAAAAAGAACCCTACCCTCTTTGCTAAATTTACTGATAACTTCGTGTTTTTCATGCGGCATAGCGTTTGCGTAGGTTTTATCAACACCAAGCTTCAAGCCAACAGAGCTCACTACATTTTCATTATCCCCAGAGAGCATGACAGTAGTTACGCCATATGCTTTAAGTTGTGATATAACACTCTTGCTCTCATCTCTAATCTCATCACTTATGCTTATAAAACCAACAAATTTATCATTTATAGCGCAAAGTACAACACCACTTCCGCCACTTGTAGCAGCTAAAATTTGTGCCCTTTGCTCATCGCTTAAAGCAATATTATTTTGTGTTAAAAGTTTTTCGTTGCCAACTAATATAAGCCCGCTTTCATCTTTATAGCTAATACCCTGACCTACGATGTTGCTAAACTCACCACTAGCAGCTCTTACTCTTTGGTAGTTTTGCTCGGCAAATTTCACAACAGCTTTTGATATAGGATGCTCGCTAAGTGCCTCAATACTTGCTATTTGCATAAATTCAGGGACGCTTAAAGTGTGACTTGCTACGCTTATTTGAGCCTTACTAAGTGTACCAGTCTTATCAAAAACTGCGAATTTAACATCTTTTATAAGCTCTAAGACCTCGGGATTTTTAATCAAAATTCCGCTTTTAGCCCCGCATGCAAGCGCAGAGATTATGCCTATTGGAGTCGCAAGTCCAAGTGCGCATGGGCAAGAGATTATCAGCACGCAAATCGCACTTGATATAGCATATGATAAATGTGCGCCCATAAAAAACCAAACTAAAAAAGTAAGCACAGCTATAGCAACTACACTTGGGACAAAGATATTTGCGACCCTATCAGCAAGACGCGAGATAGGCATCTTTTTTGCACTTGCGTCATTTAAAAGTATGACGATTTGAGAAAGCAGGGTTTGTGCTGCTTTTTTCTCTACTTTTACGCTTATATAGCCATTTGTGTTTAGCGTCCCAGCAAAAACAACATCCCCCACCTCTTTATAAACGGGTAAACTCTCGCCAGTAAGCATAGAGGCGTCTATCTCTGCGCCACCTTGCACGATAGTCCCATCTACTGGGACATTAAATCCATTTTTAACAACAACTATATCGCCTACATTTAACTCGCTTACACTAACTTCAACATTTTGCCCATCTGGCTTTATGACAAGTGCTGTTTTTGGCGAAAATTTAAGTAAATTTTTAATGTAGTCTCCAGCCTTTGCTTTTGAGCGCTCCTCTAAAAATTTACCAAGTAATACAAAGGTAATTATCATAGCTGAGCTTGAAACATACATATTATTTAGCTCACTATCAAGAGCATTTGGAAACAAAAACACAAAAAGCGAGTATAAAAATGCACTGCCTGTTCCAAGCGCAACAAGTACATTCATATCGTAGTTACGGCTCTTTAAGGCAGCTAAAGCGTGGGTAAAAAAGCTCTTACCGCTATAAAACATTACGAGAGCTGCCAAGATAATCATCATAAAAGAGTTTATGAAATTTTTTTCGCCAAACATCTCAAAGCCCATGATAGCAACGCTTAAAACTGCACCAAAAGCAAATTTATCACGCAAAGATTTTATATGCTCGCTTCGTTTTCTCTCAAGCTCATCTATATCTTTTGCGATCTCAAAACCAAGCTTTTTTATCTTTGCTTCAAGCTCTTGCAAGATCTCTGTTCGCTCTATCACAAACTCTCCACTGGCATTTGCAAAGCTGACATTTGCCTCGCTAACACCTGGTATTTTTAAAGCTGCCTTTTGTATAGAATTTGAGCAGTTTACACAGCTCATGCCAGCGATATTTAGCTTAACTCGCTCGCTCATCAAAGCTCTTTTATAACGCTAAATCCAAGATCATCAAGCTCGCTCTTAAAATTTTCAACCCGATCATCTGAAATTTCCACACTCACAACTCTTGGCTCACAACTTAGATCAACTAAAATAGTTCCAAAATCATCTTCAAGTGCGTTTTTTATGGTGTTTGCACAATTTTGACAATGTACATTTGCAACTTCAAATTTTTTCATATTATCTCCTTTATCAGATGATGGTATCTGTGTTTGTAAATTTCTTTTTTACTAATATTTTTAAAACCTAAACTCTCATAAAACGCTAAAGTTTTGGGCTTTGTCTCATCTACAATGAGCGAGACTTTTTTATGATTTTTCTCTTTTGCAATTACAAATGCATGTGATATAAGTTTACTAGCGATACCCTTGCCTCTAAATTTCTCATCTACAGCGATACTATCGATGTAAAACTCATCTGATTCGCACTCATTTGCAAGAACAAGATTGCTATTTAAAGCTTTTGCATTTGCTAAAATTTCAGTATCAAGTATATCTAACTCCCCACCAAAATATACACACATAGCACCCACTACAGAGCCATTTTCTTTGTATACATAGACATTTTTATAACTTATGCGATTTACTTCACTTGTAAAAAATTTAGACAAAATTTCATTACAAAGTCCGTCATCACTGGTGCCAGCAAGATAAAAAGCCGCATCCTCCATAGCAAGTCTGAGTAGTTTAATGCAAGTTTTTGCATCAGTTTTTTGAGCTTGTAAAATCATCTGGCAATTATAGAACCAAAACATAAATTTTTTACAAACGCCCAAAAAACTGAAGAATTTAAGTAAGCCTTTTGTATAATAGCAAGAAAATTTTTCACGACAAGGATATAAATGGGACGAGCATTTGAGTATCGCAGAGCGGCTAAAGAAGCGCGCTGGGACAAGATGAGCAAGGTCTTTCCAAAGCTTGCAAAAGCCATCACAGTAGCAGCCAAAGAGGGTGGCACTGATCCTGATATGAACCCAAAACTTCGCGCCGCGATCGCTGCTGCAAAGGCGCAAAATATGCCAAAAGACAACATCGACTCGGCAATTAAACGAGCAAATGGCAAAGATAGTGCAGACATCAAGACTATATTTTACGATGGTAAGGCAGCTCATGGCGTGCAAATCATCGTAGAAACGGCTACTGACAACCCAACTAGAACGGTCGCAAATGTAAAGGCTATCTTTAACAAAAATGGTGGCGAAGTGTTGCCAAGCGGCGCACTAAGCTTTATGTTTAGCAGAAAAAGTGTATTTGAAATTTCAAAGCCATCGCAGGAACTTGAAGAGCTAGAGCTAGAACTTATAGATTTTGGTCTTGAAGAGCTTGATGAGGGTGATGAAGGCGTAACACTTTATGGGGATTATACAAGTTTTGGAACCCTAAGTGAAGGCATAGATAAGTTGGGTCTTGAGCTAAAAAAAGGCACGCTAGAATATGTCCCAACAA contains:
- a CDS encoding flavodoxin domain-containing protein, whose translation is MAKTGIFYATGKGFTKTACEILASELGGAEIFDIENTDVAKISRFELIILASSTYGDGELAPAWKDKLDELDELDELDFTGKKVALLGVGNRERHGDHFAESIVHFLPKIKNATLVGKDRSDYTGFNASLAREANGEFIGLVLDIKGDEEYAKRISAWAKKLA
- a CDS encoding GNAT family N-acetyltransferase is translated as MFWFYNCQMILQAQKTDAKTCIKLLRLAMEDAAFYLAGTSDDGLCNEILSKFFTSEVNRISYKNVYVYKENGSVVGAMCVYFGGELDILDTEILANAKALNSNLVLANECESDEFYIDSIAVDEKFRGKGIASKLISHAFVIAKEKNHKKVSLIVDETKPKTLAFYESLGFKNISKKEIYKHRYHHLIKEII
- the argH gene encoding argininosuccinate lyase: MKKMWEGRFSEVSAKLLEEFNASIGFDKNLFEQDIKGSKAHAKMLGAQGIIGKDESEKIIDGLDRVLDEIRRGEFEFKIEDEDIHMSVEKRLSEIIGKELGGRLHTARSRNDQVALDFRLYVLEKNQEILKKVKELVATLTSLSSKHLDTLMPGFTHLQHAQPVSLAYHLMAYAFMFKRDFERFASSYERNNLSPLGSAALAGTPHKIDREMVARELGFAGVTQNAMDSVSDRDFALEILFNISVLMMHASRLCEELIIWSSSEFGFVSISDAYSTGSSIMPQKKNPDVAELIRGKTGRVNGNLIALLTTMKGLPLAYNKDMQEDKEGVFDSVATALASVEILNEMIKTAKFNKENMLSATKRGHLSATDLADYLVREKNVAFREAHFITGKAVAKAESLGVDLSELDGEQLRSVDENLDENAVKFLDLNASKEARTSKGGTANVSVKAQIDDIKAWLEVLK
- a CDS encoding heavy metal translocating P-type ATPase, translated to MSERVKLNIAGMSCVNCSNSIQKAALKIPGVSEANVSFANASGEFVIERTEILQELEAKIKKLGFEIAKDIDELERKRSEHIKSLRDKFAFGAVLSVAIMGFEMFGEKNFINSFMMIILAALVMFYSGKSFFTHALAALKSRNYDMNVLVALGTGSAFLYSLFVFLFPNALDSELNNMYVSSSAMIITFVLLGKFLEERSKAKAGDYIKNLLKFSPKTALVIKPDGQNVEVSVSELNVGDIVVVKNGFNVPVDGTIVQGGAEIDASMLTGESLPVYKEVGDVVFAGTLNTNGYISVKVEKKAAQTLLSQIVILLNDASAKKMPISRLADRVANIFVPSVVAIAVLTFLVWFFMGAHLSYAISSAICVLIISCPCALGLATPIGIISALACGAKSGILIKNPEVLELIKDVKFAVFDKTGTLSKAQISVASHTLSVPEFMQIASIEALSEHPISKAVVKFAEQNYQRVRAASGEFSNIVGQGISYKDESGLILVGNEKLLTQNNIALSDEQRAQILAATSGGSGVVLCAINDKFVGFISISDEIRDESKSVISQLKAYGVTTVMLSGDNENVVSSVGLKLGVDKTYANAMPHEKHEVISKFSKEGRVLFVGDGINDSPSLKSADVGIAMNSGSDIAKAAGDIVLIKNDLQGVLSSLKLGKSTIRTIKENLFWAFIYNIICIPVAAGVLYPMFGVLLNPVYGALAMCFSSVTVVLNSLRLRFLKL
- a CDS encoding AraC family transcriptional regulator, which encodes MSEVKKLKEQVKEFLLTRYRLGGLINSDIKNLNFYISDKTHSMISTIHEPSICIILQGAKSVSFDDRMFEYNENTYLLTPTHIPLNVSLTRASSAVPYVSLSLKFSLEEVYEVLKNIDLDYKILQKNQKGLFLSELNDELLEPVLRLVLLLKKPQKSVKFLAELVKKEILYLLVTCEKSGAFLRDFAYKGSSANKISQAVSLIKQNFSDKLSVKELAKDCDMSESSFYQHFKMITSLSPLAFQKKIRLEEARNLLCMQKGSVSQVAYDVGYESASQFSREYSRMFGVSPKQDCKILSSSLA
- a CDS encoding heavy-metal-associated domain-containing protein, with amino-acid sequence MKKFEVANVHCQNCANTIKNALEDDFGTILVDLSCEPRVVSVEISDDRVENFKSELDDLGFSVIKEL
- a CDS encoding YebC/PmpR family DNA-binding transcriptional regulator, producing MGRAFEYRRAAKEARWDKMSKVFPKLAKAITVAAKEGGTDPDMNPKLRAAIAAAKAQNMPKDNIDSAIKRANGKDSADIKTIFYDGKAAHGVQIIVETATDNPTRTVANVKAIFNKNGGEVLPSGALSFMFSRKSVFEISKPSQELEELELELIDFGLEELDEGDEGVTLYGDYTSFGTLSEGIDKLGLELKKGTLEYVPTTTISLSEEQMQDIERLLDKLEDDDDVQAVYTNIE